Proteins encoded in a region of the Onychostoma macrolepis isolate SWU-2019 chromosome 20, ASM1243209v1, whole genome shotgun sequence genome:
- the cdca4 gene encoding cell division cycle-associated protein 4: protein MFSKGTKRKFSDGDEEISEESLVGARVASSYSLQRQSLLDMSLIKLQLCHMLVEPNLCRSVLIANTVRQIQEEMTHDGSWHMVTEAFCGPGQSPSERLVATEVLCRSREQDAEPKLFSVISYEGCREEEVVADETLCSVSVSDTVSNVCLAGRMGQCWEKSELSGVERDEEALEDSKLGSGEDEEIDTEDGASTESPKTIGQVFGTFEIKNGSPGPDSALEELFSDVDTSYYDLDTMLTGMQSAPKMGPYDLLDSLAPSHSSPSIVSTPNCRSDLNELDHIMEIIVGS from the coding sequence ATGTTCTCCAAGGGCACCAAGCGTAAGTTTTCCGATGGTGATGAAGAGATATCCGAAGAAAGCCTGGTAGGTGCCAGGGTGGCATCTTCGTACAGCTTGCAACGGCAGTCGCTGCTGGACATGTCCCTCATTAAGCTGCAGTTATGCCACATGCTGGTGGAGCCCAACCTCTGCCGCTCGGTTCTCATTGCCAACACAGTCCGGCAGATTCAGGAGGAGATGACCCACGATGGCAGCTGGCATATGGTCACTGAAGCATTCTGTGGTCCAGGTCAGAGTCCCTCCGAGCGCTTGGTGGCCACTGAGGTCCTTTGTAGGTCGCGAGAGCAGGATGCAGAACCTAAACTCTTTTCTGTCATCAGCTACGAAGGTTGCCGTGAAGAGGAGGTGGTAGCTGATGAGACGCTGTGCTCGGTTTCAGTCAGCGATACTGTCTCTAATGTGTGCCTGGCAGGGCGTATGGGCCAGTGCTGGGAGAAGAGTGAGCTCAGTGGTGTAGAGAGGGATGAAGAGGCCCTTGAAGACTCTAAACTTGGTTCAGGAGAAGATGAGGAGATAGACACCGAGGATGGGGCTTCTACAGAGAGTCCAAAGACCATTGGACAAGTTTTTggaacatttgaaataaaaaacgGTTCCCCGGGTCCAGACTCTGCTCTCGAAGAGCTGTTCTCTGATGTAGACACCTCCTACTATGATCTGGACACCATGCTGACCGGCATGCAGAGCGCACCCAAGATGGGCCCTTATGACCTCCTTGACAGCTTGGCACCGTCACACAGTTCCCCTTCCATAGTATCCACCCCGAACTGTCGTTCTGATCTCAATGAACTGGATCACATCATGGAAATCATTGTGGGTTCTTAG